The Nitrospiraceae bacterium sequence TTTTTCATCACCTCCCAGAGTTGATCCTTGACCCGCGTCGTGGGACCTGCAAATTTGATGAGGTCAATCAAGGTCCGTGCATGCTGGAGGGCGTTTGTGGCCTGGTCGAAGGTTTTGTGGTGGAGCGATTCGCGGGCCCGGCCAATAGCGCACAGCACTTTCGCAGCAGTCGAGGGACGCATTGTGGCTGGTTGAAGACAAAGAATTTTGTCTTCGGTGTGATCGATGTCCTTCCGTGTATGGCCATCCCATGCCCAGGTCGGACTCAAGAGCGAGGTCAGCAATACACCAATGAGAATGAATTCATAAAATAGATATTTCATAATTCACCTTCTTCGAAAATGAAGGGTTCTCTTGAACCTCTGGATGAAGCCTTTCTGGCTGGGGAATTCTATCTACCTCATATTTGGCATCGCGATGTACCATAATTTCTCTGTATGCATAATAGAATTTCAATATGGACTATGTGGGAATCATTCAAGTTTGTGCCGATTATTTATTTAAAATTTGGCCCATTTGGAGAGGCACCATTGCCTATTCATTCTTGAACCCTTATCCCCCGACAACGCACGGGGACCGCATTTCTTCCGGGTATTCAATGGCTTGACGGACTGTGCCCGATCTTCTGGCTCCGGCATACCCATCCTCCACTTCATTCTCAGAGTTGGCGACGGTAAGACGATAGGAAATCCGCCTTCCTGCATGGACAAGACCTTGGTTTGTTTGGGCAGGTTCACTCAAGCCTCAGCACGCCTTTTCAAGGCGACTCCGAGGATAAGGGTGAGCGTATTTGCCGCCATACCTGCATGGGTTCTATTCATCGTCGTACCCTCCTGTTATAAAAATGAGATTGGAGTAATGGCCGCTCTTTTTTCTTGGTTTGTTTCTCATGATCAACTGAATCTCGCATAAGACATGCCAAAAAATAATATCCTCCCTCATCTTGCAGCTATCCTCTGAAAAGCGACGAAATACAAGGAAACCTGGTTGGCTATGCACAGGTAACACGTCTTTGGCCCTCCTGTATGGGAGGACGGTCACGGAAAAATTAAATTAAACAAATCAAAAGAAAACAAAATATTTTCTCTAAATTTGAAGCAATGAGAAAACTATGAAACCCTTCACGGCGTGAAGACATTTGCAAGGAAAATTTCTCATCGGGAAGCCCATGAGACTTTATGGGATGCGCGAAAATGCACTTGAAGAACGGAGCGAATTTGCTCAATGAGATCATTTCAATCTTGTTTGACGAAAACCGGATGCATGGGAACGATTACTTGAGAGGTGATCGTGCGAAAGACAAAACGTGATGAATGGTGCAGGGAGAGTTCGCTTTTTTATTGTGGATTCCGACTTGGCGGACATGTCTATAGAGGGGATTGAGCAAGGGAGGTGAGAGAGATGGCGAAAACACATTGAACAAGAAAATTCATATTGCGGCAGTCAACATGACATGACGGACGGTTTCGGCGAATTATTGTGAGGCCTGAGAGTCCGTTACAGTGGCAGTGAGACCTTTAAAGTAATTTATCGGAAAAGGATCGGTCTTTCCGCGTGCACCAAAGTTCTCGAAGAACACCCATGTTCATGAGAGCTATCCCATCATGCATCGGAGTTCTTGAGATGAACGGGAGAGGATGAATGTGTTGCTATTCACCCGAAGGACAGGCTGACTACACTGGGGTAGGGTGGAAGGCCCCGCATGACATCTTCCCGGTCAATTGGTCAGGTCTTGCCATACGTCTCAATTTAACCTATTGCAACTTTGGCTTGAGGAAAACGGTAAAGCATGCGGACGGGTGGAGTGAGGGAGACGAGACCAACCAGGAGAGGTCCGAATCTTCCCAGGAACATGCTGCATAGAATAATGATCTTTCCGAAATCAGTGAGTATCGCGGAGAGACTGAGGACGCCTCCGTTTCCGACGGAAAACCCAACCGTTCCCAATGCGGAGGCCACTTCAAACATGAGAGCCAAAAAAGGCTTATTTTCAATTAAGGCGAGAAAAAAGGTTAACGTAGTGACTGCTCCAATGGCCAGAAACATGATTGCCAGAGCTTGCAAAACGAGATGGAGAGGCATCCTGCGGTAGTGAAACTCCACATCCAGTCGTTTACGAAAGACGGCCCAGACTGATAGACACACAATGCCGAATGTGGTGGTTTTAATCCCTCCAGCCGTTCCTCCCGGTGATCCGCCAATGATCATCAGCAAAATCAACATATACAATGTGCTGGGTCGGAGGAGGCTCAGGTCCAGCGTATTGAATCCTGCTGTTCGAGCGGCTCCCGAGTGAAAGGCGGCGACCATGGCTCCCGCTGCAGGAGTTTGCGAGCCAAGCGTGGCCTGACTATGCATTTCCAACAGATAAAATCCTATTGTTCCAACCACCCATAAGCTTACCGAAACGAGTAAAGCCAGCCTTGTATGGGTTTGAATGCGATATCGTTCCTTTCGGTAATAACTCAGCAGGTCCCGGAAGACAATAAACCCGATGCCGCCCAGAACGAAAAGGAGGCTAATGGAAACATTCACAAGGACATCGTCACGATAAGGGATCAGATTTTGAGAAAACGTTGAAAATCCCGCATTATTAAAAGCGGATATGGCGTGAAAAATACCATGCCAGCAGGCTTCTGATACGGGCATTTCCTGGGAAAATCGCACGGCGAGTATGGATGCACCCACGCCTTCAATGGTAAAGGTGATGATCAAAATGGTTTTGACAAAACGAATTGATCCGGCTAAGTCCAATGAACTGAGCGCCTCCGCCACCATCATGCGGTTGCGTAGTCCGATGCGTTGTCCCACAGCGATGAGAATGACGGTCGCGAGCATCGCGTACCCTAACCCGCCCAACTGGATGAGTGTCAAAATGACAATCTGTCCGAATAAGGTGAAATCTTTTTCCGTATCCGCCACAATCAGGCCGGTCACCGTTACGGCCGACGTTGCCGTAAAGAGGGCGTCGAGGAAGCTTAATGACTTACCTGGGGTGGTGGCCCATGGGGTCTTCAGTAGAAACGTTCCGATAGTGATCAAAGCAAGGCCGCCTAATGTGACGAGTTGGCCGGCTGATAGTTGTCCGTGGGGAGAAAATCGACCGATCGTGGTGGTTGGGTACCACGAGCCTGGACGAGTCAGAAGTGGTAATGAAGGCAGCATGCAGGCTAAGAAACGAATTCTCCTACCTTCTCACCTGGGCAGATCCGAAACACCCTCGAAATTCAAAGCCGCTGAGCGGAGGCAATCGGGTGAGAAGGCTTCCTCAACACTCTTCTTCATGGCAGTCTCCTTTCGAGGGAAAACAAAGGAAGGACCGCAATGATGGGGCATCTGTTTGCCAACCGTGTTTGAGAAAAACTTTTCCGGTTGGGCGGTCGGCATCAGGCCGCTTGAGTGGACAATCCTTGTTCAAGAAGTTGGACCCGTTCCCCGTGGTGATAAGGCTTGGCCAGGATCGCAAAGGCCCCTGCACGCATGACCTGGTGCTGGAGCTGATCTGACCAACTCGCCGTGATGAGTATAAACGGGATTTTTCGATTCATGGGGGCCTGTCGAAGGACGTGAAGCCGTTGCAGCCCATTCATTTCCGGCATCATATAGTCGGAAAGGATCAGACGAATGGATGGGTGTTGCTGAATAAGAGACAAGGCTTCTCTCCCATTTGCCGCTTCCAGACAGGTATACCCATTTATTTCAAGTCTACGTTTCAGTAGCCAGCGGAGGTCAGATTGATCCTCCACCAGGATTATGGTTTGGTTCCTGGGCAGGATCTGAGAGGAGACCGATGAGTTCGGTGCTCCTAAATCTCTCCAAGGTGTAATTGCCATTTGCATGAAAATAAAAACAAATGCAAGTAACATTCCATCAATATACCTCGAAGGCGGCTTCGGGAGACTAGGAGGCACTCCTAATTGCTGGATATTTAAAGGTATATTCAGAAATGTCAAAAACGGAAGCTGGGAGTGAATGTGACCGCCTTCAAAAGGAAAGAAACGTTGTCTCAAAAGGAGACAAACTGTCTTTTCTGTTGCTTGGATTTTTTCTCCTGAGACGGACTCATCCCGAGGAGTTGGGTTTTTTTGTTTCGCATTATCCTTGAAGATGAGTCGCGGGGATCGACCTGAAGTGCGGCACATAGGCGTTTGTGCCTAAATTTCTCGGTTATGGGGGAGAGAAGGTGCTTGTCGGGCATTGCGCACATGAAGGTTCTGTCAAAGTTCAGGCCCCTGCCAAGAATTGGCAGGGGCCGATTTTTCATTGTGGGGGAAAAACGCTTGCGGATCGTTCTCTGTCACATGAAATAGTCAAAGTCGCTTTCACGACGAGTCCGGCGGCGGAGTGCGAAAATCGCGGCTGGTTCGTCGTTAGGGTCCAAGCGAATGGTGTAGTCACCCCCCACGACTTGATGGCGATAATCTTGAATGAGTTCATGGAGTTGATAGGTGTCCTGTTCACCAATGCCGCATGCTTCAATCGGAATTCGCAGACGTGCCTCGTGGATGGTATAAGGATCCATATTGACGGCGAACAGAAGAATGTCGCTCTTGTCGGCGTTCATTTTTCCATAGAAAAGAATGTGGTCGTTGTCGGATTGGTAGAATTGCAGATTGGTGAAGGTGTGGAGGGCAGGGTGATCCCGTCGGATCTGGTTGATGCGGGTGATATAGTCACGGATGTTTCCCGGACGATCCCAATCCCAGTGCCGGATTTCATATTTTTCCGAATCCTGATATTCCTCGGTTCCCGGAATCGCCTTATTTTCGCAGAGTTCATAGCTATTGTAGATCCCATAAGTCGGGGAGAGCGTGGCGGCCAGCACGAGCCGGAATTTAAAGGCCGGCCGACCTCCCTGTTGGAGAATTTCCGGCAGGATGTCCGGAGTATTCGCGAAAAAGTTCGGCCGGAAATATTCTTGCATTTGAGTCCGGGTTAATTCGGTCAAGTACTCGGTCATTTCTCCTTTGGAATTTCGCCACGTAAAATACGTGTAGGACTGGGTATAGCCGGCTTTCGCCAGGACCCGCATCATTTTAGGTCGGGTGAAGGCTTCTGCCAGAAACAGGACATCGGGATGCTCCAACTGGATTTCCCGAATGAGCCATTCCCAAAAGATCACGGGTTTGGTGTGGGGATTATCCACTCGGAAAATTTTGACTCCATGTTCAATCCAAAAGAGAAGGACCCGCTTCATTTCCTGCCAGATGTCTTGCCAGGCTTGGGAATAGAAATCAAAGCCATAAATGTCTTCATATTTTTTGGGAGGGTTTTCGGCGTATTTAATCGTCCCGTCAGGGCGTTGTTTGAACCATTCCGGATGTTGTGTGACATAGGGATGGTCCGGAGTGGCATTGATGGCAAAATCGATGGCGACTTCCATTCCATGGTCTCTGACGGCTTGTTGGAAATGGTCAAAATCGTTCATCGTGCCGAGAGCCGGCTCGACGGCATCGTGTCCCCCATGCCGACTGCCGATGGCCCAGGGACTGCCCGGATCCCCAGGCTTGGCCTTTAAACTGTTGTTGCGGCCCTTACGGTTGGTCTCTCCGATGGGATGAATAGGGGTGAGATAAAGGATATCGAATCCCATATCCCGGATGGCTGGAAGGCGTTGTTCACAATCTTTAAATGTTCCTCCTTTTCCCGGCACGGTTCCTTCTGAACGGGGAAAGATTTCATACCAGGCGCCATACCGGGCACGCTCCCGGTCGACAATCACTTCCAATTCCTTCTCATAGGTTGACCAGGCAGCCCGTTGTTCGTGTCGGTCGACGAGCGTGGCAACAATCGGATCCAGGGCGATGGCGATCCGGGCTTCCTGGTCGGAAGCCGACTTCCACTTTTCCAACCAGAGTTTCAGCTCGGACTTATCCGGACCTTTCGCCCTGGTCATCGCCTCTTTGACTTGTGCTTCCCCCTCCAATAATTCACTGGAAAGGTCGGGAAGCACCCCATGTTTCTTGGTCAGTTCAATTCTCCAGGTTTCAAAGCTCCTGACATAGGCTCCCACGGAGTACAGATATCGGGTATTTTCTGCAAGGAGAAACGAACCAGCCCATCGGTCATTATCGACATGATGCATGGGGGTTTCCGACCATTCCTTCTGCCCCAGCAATTTGTAACGAAGCACGGCCCCGATGGTGTCGTGTCCTTCCTTGAACACGTCGGCTGTGACGTCCAGGTTCTCCCCGACGATCCGTTTGACCGGATAGCGTCCCCCATCCAGTTCAGGCTCGATATGTTCAATGATCAGGGTTTGTAACGATTTGGGAATTGTAGACATGACGCACTCCTTCGTGTGTGGCTCTTCAAATATTTCTGCAGATAACGATTGGCCATGGTTCCCCGTTAAGAAGGCCTGATAGGTCTGGACGATCGCCATGAGTCGGCCGGGCTCCCGGATCAAGGCTCGATTTGCGAAACATCAGTCCACTTCTAAAATTTGGAGAATGCCATCCAGGGGGATACGCACCCAATTGGGGCGGTTATTGAGTTCATAGCCGAGTTCATAGATCGCTTTTTGAAGTAAATATCCATTCAGCAAAATTTGGATGTCCTCCGATGACGGGGGCAGAATGTCCCGGACTTCTTTGACGGACAGGTACGCCTTGAGGTAGCTGACGCTGACCCATATTTGCCAATAGCGGGCCCAGGGTTCGAGTAGGGAAAAGTCTTCCGGTCGAACGCCCTCGACCAATCCAATAGAGGAGGCCTGCGCCGCGTAATGAAAGGATCGCAACATGCCCGCGACGTCGCGCAAGGGGGATTCCTTGAGTCGTCTGACATTCAACGGCCTGGCCGGTTCGCCTTCAAAATCGATGATGATGAAATCTTTTCCGGTATAGAGCACCTGCCCGAGATGATAGTCGCCATGGCACCGGATGCGGGTGCAGGTGAGTTTCCGGTCCCGTATGGTTAACAGACGTTTGCGTAAACGGCCTTCTCCTTCCAATACGTGTTTCGCAATGGATTGCACCGGATCCTGAAGCCCTTTGACCTGAGTGCGAAGAAGCGGAAAGTTCATGTTAACCGTTCCCAGCATGCTCTGATACAGACCCCTTCGGTAAAAATCCGTGAACGGTTCAGGTTTAAACTCCGGATCTTCGGAATCGGACGCGAGTGCGGCGTGCAGTTCTCCGGTTCGAAGGCCCAACAACCGGGCTTCTTCCAGATAGGGGCCAATCCATTCGCGGGCGCCGGTCGGAATCTCCTCGTCGACCAGGGCCATCAGCGATTTCTGAGGAATTGACGAAGCGGTGATGGCTGTGGGATGGGTGAGCGCTTCTTCCAGATATCGACTGAGTTCATCCAACGTATATTTCCAGGCGTCGCCTTCGTTTTGAATAAATTTCTGTAAGATGCCAAATGTCAGGAGGTCGCCATTGTCCCGTTGATATTCAATGGATCCTGCCAGTGGGGCAATGTGCGGAAACCCTTTATTGGTTAAAAACCGTCCGATTTCAAAGTCAGGATTCACGCCGACTTCGGCCCGGCGGTAGAGTTTTAAAATGAAGTCATGTCCAAACAAGACCGAGGAGTTGCTTTGTTCACCCTTTAACAGGGTTGGTTCAAGCGCGGGGACCTCTTTCAGAAGCTGTCGTCGAAAGATTCTTGTGGCTTGAGTCACCAAATTGCCCGCCGGACCATTAAACCGGCGGTTTCGGGAAATGCTCTCCGCCAGCATTTTTTGAAATTCCCGATCCCACATGGCATCGATAAGCAAGCCTTCCTGTTCACCGTCTTTTATTTTGACGCGCACGCGTGCAAGGGCTGCCGGAGAATCCACCAGGGGGGCCATGCGATCGGCCGGGAGATACTGCAAGGGTAAGAGGTACATCTCCGGTTCACCCTCGGTGTATTCCACGCGGATGAGCGTGAGGACAGCCAAAGGATCTTCCTGTGGCAGAGGGATCGTTTCCGTGATTTCCACAAATTGCATGGTGCGGGCTTTGCCGCCAAACCACCGCCGGCTTTGCAGGTATTGGGGTAATATATTTTCCAGTTTGACCTTTTCCCGTTTCTGGATGAGGT is a genomic window containing:
- a CDS encoding response regulator; translated protein: MEDQSDLRWLLKRRLEINGYTCLEAANGREALSLIQQHPSIRLILSDYMMPEMNGLQRLHVLRQAPMNRKIPFILITASWSDQLQHQVMRAGAFAILAKPYHHGERVQLLEQGLSTQAA
- a CDS encoding Trk family potassium uptake protein — translated: MLPSLPLLTRPGSWYPTTTIGRFSPHGQLSAGQLVTLGGLALITIGTFLLKTPWATTPGKSLSFLDALFTATSAVTVTGLIVADTEKDFTLFGQIVILTLIQLGGLGYAMLATVILIAVGQRIGLRNRMMVAEALSSLDLAGSIRFVKTILIITFTIEGVGASILAVRFSQEMPVSEACWHGIFHAISAFNNAGFSTFSQNLIPYRDDVLVNVSISLLFVLGGIGFIVFRDLLSYYRKERYRIQTHTRLALLVSVSLWVVGTIGFYLLEMHSQATLGSQTPAAGAMVAAFHSGAARTAGFNTLDLSLLRPSTLYMLILLMIIGGSPGGTAGGIKTTTFGIVCLSVWAVFRKRLDVEFHYRRMPLHLVLQALAIMFLAIGAVTTLTFFLALIENKPFLALMFEVASALGTVGFSVGNGGVLSLSAILTDFGKIIILCSMFLGRFGPLLVGLVSLTPPVRMLYRFPQAKVAIG
- a CDS encoding alpha-1,4-glucan--maltose-1-phosphate maltosyltransferase, translated to MSTIPKSLQTLIIEHIEPELDGGRYPVKRIVGENLDVTADVFKEGHDTIGAVLRYKLLGQKEWSETPMHHVDNDRWAGSFLLAENTRYLYSVGAYVRSFETWRIELTKKHGVLPDLSSELLEGEAQVKEAMTRAKGPDKSELKLWLEKWKSASDQEARIAIALDPIVATLVDRHEQRAAWSTYEKELEVIVDRERARYGAWYEIFPRSEGTVPGKGGTFKDCEQRLPAIRDMGFDILYLTPIHPIGETNRKGRNNSLKAKPGDPGSPWAIGSRHGGHDAVEPALGTMNDFDHFQQAVRDHGMEVAIDFAINATPDHPYVTQHPEWFKQRPDGTIKYAENPPKKYEDIYGFDFYSQAWQDIWQEMKRVLLFWIEHGVKIFRVDNPHTKPVIFWEWLIREIQLEHPDVLFLAEAFTRPKMMRVLAKAGYTQSYTYFTWRNSKGEMTEYLTELTRTQMQEYFRPNFFANTPDILPEILQQGGRPAFKFRLVLAATLSPTYGIYNSYELCENKAIPGTEEYQDSEKYEIRHWDWDRPGNIRDYITRINQIRRDHPALHTFTNLQFYQSDNDHILFYGKMNADKSDILLFAVNMDPYTIHEARLRIPIEACGIGEQDTYQLHELIQDYRHQVVGGDYTIRLDPNDEPAAIFALRRRTRRESDFDYFM